Proteins co-encoded in one Salvia splendens isolate huo1 chromosome 4, SspV2, whole genome shotgun sequence genomic window:
- the LOC121800075 gene encoding uncharacterized protein LOC121800075 has product MAARFPSLLFLLFFFAAAASTPPALASRAADFNILDYPRSPKLLRGKGYTPPPPPPPSPPPHPPPLTCDDLKGIGSLNTTCELNSNLNFTDNVYIEGRGNFYVLQGVELICPIVGCSIVINVTGEVILKSFVEIVAGSVYIVAGNASVSGGSLINVTARAGSPPEPATGTPDDPQGGGGGHGGRGASCVMDNKKLPEEIWGGDSYAWESLDRPWSYGSKGGTTKREEEYGGGGGGRIWLEAAELIEMRGTLLADGGDGGVKGGGGSGGSIYITSKKMTGSGTISASGGDGFAGGGGGRVSVDVFSRHDEPVFLVHGGRSFGCPMNAGAAGTFFDAVPRRLIINNHNISTDTYTLLLQFPNQPLWTNVYVQNRAQATVPLLWSRVQVRGQLSLSHGSTLSFGLVHYAFSEFELMAEELLMSDSIIKVYGALRMSVKIHLMLNSKMLIAGESDAIVATSLLEASNLVVLKGSSMIHSTANLGLHGQGSLNLSGPGDVIEAQHLVLSLFYAISVGPGSVLRGPLKNASDSAMAPRLYCEHNYCPVELLHPPEDCNVNASLSFTLQICRVEDIVVKGYIEGSVVHFHMVRTVVVESSGSISASALGCSGGLGHGELLPNGLGSGAGHGGRGGDAYFDGTYIRGGSSYGNAELPCELGSGSGNASLSGVSSGGGIIVMGSLQHSLTKLVVHGDIEANGESYGKYIKDGGYFSDIGPGGGSGGTILLFLSNLILHKTSTISICGGHGPPNAGGGGGGRVHFHWSDISVGDEFLPRALVRGTIDVSGGIGRGLGQEGENGTLSGKACPKGLYGTFCLECPLGTYKNETGSDRDLCIDCPSDELPHRAVYVPVRGGVMETPCPYKCVSERFKMPHCNTALEELIYTFGGPWLFGFILFSLLILLALILSVARMKFSGGDELPGLVPNRRRATIDRSFPFLESLNEVLETSRVEESQTHVHRMYFLGANTFGEPWHLLHSPPKEIKEIVYEDAFNIFVDEINALASYQWWEGSVYGVLRIIAYPLATSWLQWRRKEKVQQLREYVRSEYDHACLRSCRSRALYEGLKVATSSDLMLGYMDFFLGGDEKRTDLPPRLCQRFPLSLVFGGDGSYMSPFSLHSDNILTNLMSQSLPPTIWYRLVAGLNAQLRLVRRGHLRATFYPVVSWLGTHVNGKLRAHGVQVGLTRFQPSASGYCQYGLILCSIDEDITRLSSQEPDRSISFENQSRLPANRWKKALNLVKHNEHAVLQKRICGEILHLNNVQKLEESLMLSYPFYYIIRNIMPVCHQDLVGLIISVLLLGDFSLVLLLLLQLYSMSMMVVFLALSIPPLGLILPFPTGINALFSHGPRRSAGLARVYALWNLTSVMNVVVAFICGLVHFKTQSSANKKHPNLQVWNISMDESGWWMLPCGLLICKGLQARLIDYHVANLEVQDRSLYSSDPNVFWQG; this is encoded by the exons ATGGCCGCCCGATTCCCCTCGcttctcttcctcctcttcttcttcgctGCTGCTGCTTCCACTCCACCCGCACTCGCCTCCCGCGCCGCCGATTTCAACATCCTCGACTACCCTCGCTCCCCCAAACTCTTACGCGGCAAAGGCTACACccctccgccgcctcctcctccgtcgccgccgccgcaccCGCCGCCCCTCACCTGCGACGATTTGAAGGGCATCGGCTCGCTCAACACCACCTGCGAGCTCAATTCCAACTTGAATTTCACGGATAATGTCTACATCGAAGGAAGGGGCAATTTCTACGTTTTGCAAGGGGTGGAGCTGATTTGCCCTATAGTCGGTTGCTCGATTGTGATTAATGTCACGGGGGAGGTTATACTGAAATCCTTCGTGGAAATCGTCGCCGGCTCGGTTTATATAGTCGCCGGCAACGCGAGTGTGTCGGGGGGTTCGTTGATTAATGTGACGGCGAGAGCTGGATCGCCGCCGGAGCCGGCTACGGGGACGCCGGACGACCCGCAGGGAGGCGGCGGGGGGCATGGGGGGAGGGGGGCGAGCTGCGTGATGGATAATAAGAAGCTGCCGGAGGAGATTTGGGGCGGGGATTCCTACGCGTGGGAGTCTTTGGATAGGCCGTGGAGCTATGGAAGTAAAGGGGGTACGACGAAGAGAGAGGAAGAATATGGAGGGGGTGGGGGTGGGAGGATTTGGTTGGAGGCGGCTGAGCTTATCGAGATGCGTGGAACACTTTTGGCGGATGGGGGGGATGGTGGGGTTAAAGGAGGTGGAGGCTCCGGTGGTAGCATTTATATCACCTCAAAGAAAAT GACAGGAAGTGGCACAATAAGTGCGTCTGGAGGTGACGGATTTgctggaggtggtggtggaagaGTATCTGTTGATGTCTTCAGCAGGCACGATGAACCCGTATTCTTGGTACATG GGGGAAGAAGCTTTGGCTGCCCCATGAATGCAGGTGCTGCTGGGACATTCTTTGATGCTGTTCCTCGACGGCTTATAATCAACAACCACAATATATCAACAGACACTTACACACTTCTTTTGCAATTCCCGAACCAGCCACTCTGGACAAATGTTTATGTTCAAAATCGTGCTCAAGCAACTGTTCCTTTATTATGGAGTCGTGTTCAG GTAAGAGGACAACTTAGTTTGTCGCACGGATCAACCCTGAGCTTTGGACTAGTCCATTATGCTTTCTCGGAGTTTGAACTGATGGCTGAAGAGCTTCTAATGAGTGACTCAATAATAAAG GTCTATGGGGCCTTGCGAATGTCTGTCAAAATCCACTTAATGTTAAATTCCAAAATGCTTATAGCTGGTGAGAGTGATGCGATTGTTGCAACTTCCTTGCTTGAAGCCAGCAATTTAGTTGTTCTTAAG GGGTCATCAATGATACATTCAACTGCTAATTTAGGGCTTCATGGACAAGGGTCACTCAACTTATCGGGGCCAGGAGATGTTATTGAAGCTCAGCATTTggttttatccttattttatgccATCAGT GTTGGCCCTGGATCTGTTCTGCGAGGTCCCTTGAAAAATGCAAGTGATAGTGCCAT GGCACCGAGGCTTTACTGTGAACATAATTACTGCCCTGTTGAACTCCTTCACCCACCTGAGGATTGCAATGTGAATGCTTCGTTATCCTTTACACTCCAG ATATGTAGAGTTGAGGACATTGTAGTAAAAGGTTATATAGAAGGTTCTGTTGTTCATTTTCACATGGTTAGAACTGTGGTGGTGGAATCTTCTGGTTCAATAAGTGCATCTGCACTTG GTTGCTCTGGCGGATTGGGCCATGGTGAACTTCTGCCTAATGGTCTTGGTAGTGGTGCTGGACATGGTGGTAGAGGAGGGGATGCCTATTTTGATGGAACTTATATCAGAGGTGGTAGTTCATATGGCAATGCTGAGTTGCCCTGTGAACTTGGTAGTGGAAGTGGGAATGCGAGTCTAAGTGGTGTATCTTCTGGAGGTGGCATTATTG TGATGGGTTCTTTACAGCATTCGTTGACCAAATTGGTTGTTCATGGAGATATTGAAGCTAATGGAGAAAGTTATGGGAAATATATTAAAGATGGTGGGTATTTTTCAGATATAGGCCCAGGGGGTGGATCTGGAGGAACTATACTTCTGTTTCTCAGTAATCTCATCCTTCATAAGACTTCTACCATTTCAATATGTGGAGGGCATGGTCCCCCTAATgctggtggtggaggaggtggacggGTTCACTTTCATTGGTCTGACATTTCTGTTGGAGATGAATTCTTGCCAAGGGCACTTGTCAGAGGAACTATTGATGTCAG TGGAGGGATTGGTAGAGGTCTGGGCCAAGAAGGCGAAAATGGGACTCTGAGTGGAAAAGCCTGTCCGAAAGGCCTTTATGGGACATTTTGTCTG GAATGCCCTCTTGGGACGTATAAGAATGAGACTGGGTCTGACAGAGACCTTTGTATTGATTGCCCATCAGATGAGCTTCCACATCGTGCTGTATATGTTCCTGTTCGAG GAGGTGTCATGGAGACACCATGTCCATACAAATGTGTGTCTGAGAGATTCAAGATGCCTCATTGTAATACAGCACTTGAAGAGCTAATATATACTTTTGGAGGGCCTTGGTTATTTGGTTTCATACTCTTCAGTCTCCTCATCCTCTTAGCACTTATTCTAAGTGTTGCTAGGATGAAGTTTTCTGGTGGAGATGAATTGCCTGGTTTGGTGCCAAATCGCCGACGTGCTACAATCGATCGCTCATTCCCTTTTTTGGAGTCACTAAATGAG GTTCTGGAAACTAGTAGAGTTGAGGAATCACAAACTCATGTCCATCGAATGTATTTTCTGGGGGCTAATACTTTTGGTGAACCTTGGCACCTCCTTCATTCCCCTCCTAAAGAAATTAAAGAGATAGT ATATGAGGATGCATTCAACATATTTGTCGACGAGATAAATGCATTAGCTTCTTATCAGTGGTGGGAAGGGTCGGTTTACGGTGTCCTTCGTATAATTGCATATCCACTTGCAACATCATGGTTGCAATGGCGCCGAAAGGAAAAAGTACAACAATTACGCGAATACGTTCGTTCAGAATATGATCATGCTTGCTTGCGTTCCTGCCGTTCACGTGCGCTCTATGAAGGACTAAAG GTTGCTACAAGTTCGGATTTAATGTTAGGCTACATGGATTTTTTCCTCGGAGGTGATGAAAAGAGGACTGATCTCCCTCCTCGACTTTGTCAGAGGTTTCCCCTTTCGTTGGTGTTCGGAGGAGACGGATCTTACATGTCCCCTTTCTCTCTTCACAGTGACAATATTCTAACTAACCTAATGAGCCAG TCCCTTCCCCCAACAATTTGGTACCGACTAGTGGCTGGTCTTAACGCTCAACTTCGATTGGTTCGTCGCGGACATCTAAGAGCAACATTTTATCCAGTTGTCTCCTGGCTTGGGACACATGTCAATGGAAAATTGCGTGCCCATGGTGTACAAGTTGGTTTGACTCGCTTTCAACCTTCAGCTAGTGGATATTGCCAATATGGACTTATTTTATGTTCTATAGATGAGGATATTACTCGCTTATCTAGTCAAGAGCCAGATAGGTCTATATCGTTTGAGAACCAGTCACG TTTGCCTGCTAATCGTTGGAAGAAAGCATTGAATCTAGTTAAACACAACGAACATGCTGTTTTGCAAAAGAGGATATGCGGAGAAATTCTACATTTGAATAATGTACAAAAACTTGAAGAAAGTTTAATGTTATCTTATCCTTTCTACTATATAATTCGTAACATAATGCCAGTTTGTCATCAG GATCTTGTTGGTTTAATCATCTCAGTCCTGCTTTTAGGagattttagtttagttttgcTTCTTCTGCTTCAGCTCTATTCCATGTCCATGATGGTTGTCTTCTTGGCCTTGTCTATTCCACCACTTGGCTTAATTCTTCCATTTCCAACTGGGATCAATGCATTATTCAGTCACGGACCTAGGCGATCAGCTGGACTTGCACGGGTATATGCTTTGTGGAATCTGACCTCAGTGATGAACGTT GTTGTGGCCTTCATATGTGGACTAGTTCATTTCAAAACTCAATCCTCAGCAAATAAAAAACATCCAAACCTTCAGGTTTGGAATATTAGCAT GGACGAAAGTGGTTGGTGGATGCTGCCGTGTGGGCTCCTCATCTGTAAAGGTCTCCAAGCGCGGCTGATAGATTATCACGTCGCAAACCTCGAGGTTCAGGACAGGTCATTGTACAGCAGTGACCCTAATGTTTTCTGGCAGGGATGA